One Erythrobacter sp. SDW2 genomic region harbors:
- a CDS encoding lipoprotein-releasing ABC transporter permease subunit, with product MLLSPFEWTIAKRYLLPGRGEAFIALVAGISVGVVMLSVALLVVVMSVMNGFRAELFDKIVGVNGHAIVQAYGGRLDNWQAVLAEVEKTPGVTDASPLIEQPLLATFNGRVEAIFVRGNTQGDIGELADKVVMGDIRRLQPDAGVVAIGARLAENIGVRVGDTITIINPAGRSTPFGTVPRQIGYEVAAIFEVGLYDYDQAFVVMPIPDAQTLLLTGDTIGMIEVKTTDPDDAAEIMAPVAERLSGRAEVRTWQQINSAIFEALEVERVAMFFALSFMVLVAAFNILSSLVMLVRAKTRDIAIMRTMGATRKSLLKIFVTTGFTVGAIGTMAGLILGALILYFREPIVKAISFVTGQDLWDPQVRFLSTLPARADPVEIVGIVILALVLSFLATLYPAMKASGTDPVQVLRYE from the coding sequence TTGCTGCTCAGCCCCTTCGAATGGACCATCGCCAAACGCTACCTGCTCCCGGGCAGGGGCGAGGCATTTATCGCGCTCGTCGCCGGGATCAGCGTCGGCGTGGTCATGCTCTCCGTCGCGTTGCTGGTGGTGGTGATGAGCGTGATGAACGGCTTCCGCGCCGAGCTGTTCGACAAGATAGTCGGCGTCAACGGCCACGCCATCGTGCAGGCCTACGGCGGCCGGCTCGACAACTGGCAGGCGGTGCTGGCGGAAGTCGAGAAGACCCCCGGCGTGACCGATGCCAGCCCGCTGATCGAACAGCCGCTGCTCGCCACTTTCAACGGCCGGGTCGAAGCGATTTTCGTACGCGGAAACACCCAGGGCGATATCGGCGAACTGGCCGACAAGGTGGTGATGGGCGATATCCGCCGCCTGCAGCCCGACGCGGGGGTGGTCGCCATCGGCGCGCGGCTGGCGGAGAATATCGGCGTCCGGGTCGGCGACACGATCACCATTATCAATCCGGCCGGGCGCAGCACCCCGTTCGGCACCGTGCCGCGCCAGATCGGCTACGAAGTGGCGGCGATTTTCGAGGTCGGGCTGTATGATTACGACCAGGCTTTCGTCGTCATGCCGATCCCCGATGCGCAGACGCTGCTGCTGACCGGCGACACCATCGGCATGATCGAGGTCAAGACCACCGACCCCGACGACGCCGCCGAAATCATGGCTCCGGTGGCCGAGCGCCTGTCGGGCCGCGCCGAGGTGCGCACCTGGCAGCAGATCAACAGCGCGATCTTCGAGGCGCTGGAGGTCGAGCGGGTGGCGATGTTCTTCGCGCTCAGCTTCATGGTGCTGGTGGCGGCGTTCAATATCCTCTCCAGCCTGGTCATGCTGGTGCGCGCCAAGACCCGAGACATTGCGATCATGCGCACGATGGGCGCGACGCGGAAGTCGCTGCTCAAGATATTCGTCACGACCGGTTTTACCGTCGGAGCGATCGGAACGATGGCCGGGCTGATCCTGGGCGCACTGATCCTCTATTTCCGCGAGCCCATCGTGAAAGCCATTTCCTTTGTCACAGGACAGGACCTGTGGGACCCGCAGGTGCGGTTCCTGTCGACCTTGCCGGCACGGGCCGATCCGGTCGAAATCGTCGGAATCGTTATCCTGGCCTTGGTGCTGAGTTTCCTTGCCACGCTCTATCCGGCGATGAAGGCTTCGGGGACGGATCCTGTGCAGGTACTGCGATATGAGTAA
- a CDS encoding SDR family NAD(P)-dependent oxidoreductase has protein sequence MTETKPFAGKLALVTGASKGIGAATARALAAAGAHVVLTARDVKGLEEVEDAIHAAGGTSTIAPVDLTEADGVARLATALRGRWDALDFLVISAAYLPTLTPVTQIEPKQFNQALTINVLATQALLANFDAMLKRAEAGRVIGLTSSVGAAPRAYWSAYGSSKAAFDNLLESYAAEVEKIGNVRVAIVDPGATRTAMRAKAYPGEDPQTVKPADEVAESIVKLLQDDFETAHRVRLG, from the coding sequence ATGACCGAAACCAAACCGTTTGCGGGCAAGCTTGCCCTTGTTACCGGCGCGTCCAAGGGGATCGGTGCGGCCACTGCCAGGGCGCTCGCCGCTGCGGGCGCACATGTCGTGCTCACCGCGCGCGACGTGAAGGGGCTGGAAGAGGTCGAGGATGCGATCCATGCCGCTGGCGGCACGTCCACTATCGCGCCGGTCGACCTGACCGAAGCCGACGGCGTCGCTCGCCTGGCGACGGCGCTGAGGGGCCGGTGGGATGCGCTCGACTTCCTGGTCATTTCCGCGGCCTACCTGCCGACCCTGACCCCCGTCACCCAGATCGAACCCAAGCAGTTCAACCAGGCGCTGACCATCAACGTCCTCGCCACCCAGGCGCTGCTGGCCAATTTCGATGCCATGCTCAAGCGCGCCGAGGCAGGACGCGTCATCGGCCTGACCAGCAGCGTGGGCGCCGCGCCGCGCGCCTATTGGTCGGCCTATGGCTCGAGCAAGGCGGCGTTCGACAATTTGCTGGAAAGCTATGCTGCCGAAGTCGAGAAGATCGGCAATGTCCGCGTCGCCATCGTCGACCCGGGCGCAACCCGCACAGCCATGCGCGCAAAGGCCTATCCGGGCGAGGATCCACAGACGGTGAAACCCGCCGATGAGGTCGCAGAAAGCATCGTCAAATTGCTGCAGGACGACTTCGAAACCGCCCATCGCGTGCGGCTTGGTTAA
- a CDS encoding GNAT family N-acetyltransferase — MAELHIRPARPDDARAVCAIYDYHVAHGTASFDSEGPSEGEWVAKIADIRGQGWPFLVAERDGDVQGYAYATQFRPRAAYARTCENSIYVADMARATGVGSQLLMRLIDDARSAGFEQMIAVIGGGEPASVALHGKLGFVLAGRMRNVGFKFGRRLDTVYMQRSLIEGEQYDDFNPDKLT; from the coding sequence TTGGCTGAGCTGCACATCCGGCCCGCGCGTCCCGATGATGCGCGGGCCGTTTGCGCGATCTACGACTACCACGTCGCCCACGGTACAGCCTCCTTCGATAGCGAAGGCCCGAGCGAGGGCGAATGGGTAGCCAAGATCGCCGATATCAGAGGGCAGGGCTGGCCCTTCCTTGTCGCCGAGCGCGACGGTGATGTGCAGGGATATGCTTATGCCACCCAATTCCGCCCGCGTGCGGCCTATGCCCGGACCTGCGAGAACAGCATCTATGTCGCCGACATGGCGCGAGCCACCGGCGTAGGATCGCAGCTGCTTATGCGGCTCATCGATGATGCACGGTCGGCCGGTTTCGAGCAGATGATTGCTGTGATCGGTGGTGGTGAACCCGCCTCGGTTGCGCTGCATGGCAAGCTCGGTTTTGTCCTTGCGGGCCGGATGCGTAATGTCGGCTTCAAATTTGGGCGCAGGCTCGATACGGTCTATATGCAGCGCAGCCTCATTGAAGGCGAACAATATGACGACTTCAATCCGGACAAACTGACATGA
- the dnaE gene encoding DNA polymerase III subunit alpha yields MAFAPFVPLRVLSSFSMLEGAIDPKALAKLAKDRGYPAIAVCDRNGLYGSVAFAGACKDEGVQPIIGALVGVARPGSDQIDSLPLYAQDDAGYLNLCHLVSKAHLDRPVELSPHVRFEHFAGHTDGLIALTGASEGGLTRLLADGQHDHAARYADRMEALFPGRLYVELARRGNAVEADAEEALIELAYARNLPLVATNPANFAEPHFHKAHDAMLCIAGGYKLDEDERPRTDREAWVKSARMMEEIFSDLPEATANSLVIAQRCAYAPPYRKPILPSLAGDLEGEERMLREQATAGLEKRLEPYENLAEADREAYFQRLDYEIGIINRMGFPGYFLIVADFIQWAKDNGIPVGPGRGSGAGSLVAWALTITDLDPIRLGLLFERFLNPERVSMPDFDIDFCETRRGEVIRYVQQRYGHDKVAQIITFGKLKARAVLRDVGRIADYGYNRTDRLCKMVPNHPTDPWTLPRALNGSAEFKAEYDNDNDTKALIDLAMQLEGLPRNSSTHAAGVVIGDRPLSELVPLYRDPRSDMPVTQFDMKYVESSGLVKFDFLGLKTLSVLQKAVDLLGRRGIGVDLGALAWDDPAVYELLKSGNTVGVFQLESEGMRRTLTAVKPTKFEDIIALVSLYRPGPMDNIPLFGKRKAGVEPIVYPHPKLEEILAETYGIFVYQEQVMQAAQILAGYSLGDADLLRRAMGKKNQAEMDQQRARFIEGCGTVSGIDAVKASELFDLIDKFAGYGFNKSHAAAYALLAYQTAWLKAHYPEEFYAASMCFDMHQSEKLSVFVDDARRYPLVEGGVVVAPPDINASEAEFTVERTEDGYAVRYALAGIRNVGEKAMAAIVSEREAAGPFASLADLFERLPQGAMNSRQLEALIAAGALDSLEPNRGLLAANVDLLLATADAALRERTSGQEALFGAEDLGTGDALRLKEADDWDRATRMAKERENFGFYFSAHPVESYREIASANGARSYASVMESGAPAGGRGKAIMAAMVEKVNVGTTRRGAQFVRADFSDSSGQFSAACFEDSLVENFRKWAEDGTCVLLTVELDSPSPDEPPRITVRGARPLDAVAGSQRMLLTLDVESQLALGELQLALRPGEEGHGEVQVRLQLGEGEHCLMRLGHDFRLDGKLAEQLQAVEGISNVNLIPKTGPQGRRFSRAA; encoded by the coding sequence ATGGCCTTCGCTCCCTTCGTCCCGCTGCGCGTGCTGTCGAGTTTCTCGATGCTCGAAGGGGCGATCGATCCCAAGGCGCTGGCCAAGCTGGCCAAGGATCGCGGCTATCCCGCTATCGCCGTTTGCGACCGCAACGGCCTCTATGGCTCGGTTGCCTTCGCCGGGGCGTGCAAGGATGAAGGGGTCCAGCCGATCATCGGCGCGCTGGTGGGGGTAGCACGGCCGGGCTCAGACCAGATCGACAGCCTGCCTCTCTATGCCCAGGACGACGCCGGTTATCTCAACCTGTGCCACCTCGTCAGCAAGGCGCATCTCGACCGTCCGGTCGAGCTATCGCCGCACGTCCGGTTCGAGCACTTCGCGGGGCATACCGACGGATTGATCGCGCTCACCGGCGCCAGCGAGGGCGGGCTGACGCGACTGTTGGCCGATGGGCAGCACGATCACGCTGCGCGCTATGCGGACCGGATGGAGGCACTGTTTCCGGGGCGGCTCTATGTCGAGCTGGCGCGACGCGGCAACGCGGTCGAGGCCGATGCGGAAGAGGCGCTGATCGAACTCGCCTATGCGCGCAATTTGCCGTTGGTGGCGACCAACCCCGCCAATTTCGCCGAGCCCCATTTCCACAAGGCGCATGACGCGATGCTGTGCATCGCCGGTGGCTACAAACTCGACGAGGACGAGCGCCCGCGCACCGACCGCGAGGCATGGGTCAAGTCGGCGCGGATGATGGAGGAAATCTTCTCCGACCTGCCGGAAGCGACCGCCAACTCGCTCGTCATTGCTCAGCGCTGCGCCTACGCGCCGCCCTATCGCAAGCCAATCCTGCCGAGTCTCGCCGGCGATCTCGAAGGCGAGGAACGGATGCTGCGCGAGCAGGCGACCGCCGGGCTGGAGAAGCGGCTGGAGCCTTACGAAAACCTGGCCGAAGCGGATCGCGAAGCCTATTTCCAGCGGCTCGACTACGAAATCGGCATCATCAACCGGATGGGCTTTCCGGGCTACTTCCTGATCGTGGCTGACTTCATCCAGTGGGCCAAGGACAATGGCATACCGGTGGGGCCGGGGCGCGGGTCCGGGGCAGGCTCGCTGGTCGCATGGGCGCTGACCATCACCGATCTCGATCCGATCCGGCTGGGGCTGCTGTTCGAACGCTTCCTCAACCCGGAACGCGTGTCCATGCCGGACTTCGATATCGACTTCTGCGAAACGCGGCGCGGCGAGGTGATCCGCTACGTCCAGCAGCGCTATGGCCATGACAAGGTCGCGCAGATCATCACCTTCGGCAAGCTCAAGGCGCGCGCGGTGCTGCGCGATGTCGGGCGCATTGCCGACTATGGCTACAACCGCACCGATCGCCTGTGCAAGATGGTGCCTAACCATCCGACCGATCCGTGGACGCTGCCGCGCGCGCTCAACGGTTCGGCCGAGTTCAAGGCCGAATACGACAACGACAACGACACCAAGGCGCTGATCGACCTCGCGATGCAGCTGGAAGGGCTGCCGCGTAACAGCTCGACCCATGCCGCGGGTGTGGTGATCGGCGACCGGCCGCTGAGCGAGCTGGTCCCGCTCTACCGCGATCCGCGCTCCGACATGCCGGTGACCCAGTTCGACATGAAATATGTCGAAAGCTCGGGCCTGGTGAAGTTCGACTTCCTCGGCCTGAAAACGCTGTCGGTGCTGCAGAAGGCGGTCGATTTGCTGGGCAGGCGCGGCATCGGCGTCGATCTCGGCGCGCTCGCGTGGGACGATCCGGCGGTCTACGAACTGCTCAAATCGGGCAACACCGTGGGCGTTTTCCAGCTGGAATCGGAAGGGATGCGCCGCACGCTGACGGCGGTGAAGCCGACCAAGTTCGAAGACATCATCGCGCTTGTCTCGCTCTATCGCCCGGGCCCGATGGACAACATCCCGCTGTTCGGCAAGCGCAAGGCCGGTGTGGAACCGATCGTCTATCCGCATCCCAAGCTGGAGGAAATCCTCGCCGAGACCTACGGCATCTTCGTCTACCAGGAACAGGTGATGCAGGCTGCGCAGATCCTCGCCGGCTATTCGCTCGGCGATGCGGACCTGTTGCGCCGCGCCATGGGCAAGAAGAACCAGGCGGAAATGGACCAGCAGCGTGCCCGGTTCATCGAAGGCTGCGGCACGGTGTCCGGCATCGATGCGGTGAAGGCGAGTGAGCTGTTCGACTTGATCGACAAGTTTGCCGGTTACGGCTTCAACAAGTCGCACGCCGCCGCCTATGCGCTGCTTGCCTATCAGACCGCGTGGCTCAAGGCGCATTATCCGGAAGAATTCTACGCCGCTTCGATGTGCTTCGATATGCACCAGTCGGAAAAGCTCAGCGTGTTCGTCGACGATGCGCGCCGCTATCCCCTGGTCGAAGGGGGAGTGGTGGTCGCGCCGCCCGATATCAATGCATCCGAAGCGGAGTTCACGGTCGAGCGGACCGAGGATGGCTATGCCGTGCGTTATGCGCTCGCGGGCATTCGCAATGTCGGGGAGAAGGCGATGGCGGCGATCGTTTCCGAGCGCGAAGCGGCGGGCCCTTTCGCCAGCCTCGCCGACCTGTTCGAGCGCTTGCCGCAAGGGGCGATGAATTCGCGCCAGCTCGAAGCGCTGATCGCGGCAGGCGCGCTCGATAGCCTCGAGCCCAATCGCGGGCTGCTCGCCGCCAATGTCGATCTGCTGCTCGCCACCGCCGATGCCGCCTTGCGCGAGCGGACCAGCGGGCAGGAGGCGCTGTTCGGTGCAGAGGACCTCGGCACCGGCGACGCGTTGCGGCTCAAGGAGGCCGACGACTGGGACCGCGCCACCCGCATGGCCAAGGAGCGCGAGAACTTCGGCTTCTATTTCTCCGCTCACCCCGTCGAAAGCTATCGCGAAATCGCCAGCGCCAATGGCGCGCGCTCCTATGCCTCGGTGATGGAGAGCGGGGCCCCGGCCGGCGGGCGCGGCAAGGCGATCATGGCGGCGATGGTCGAGAAGGTGAATGTGGGCACCACACGGCGCGGGGCGCAGTTCGTGCGGGCCGATTTCTCCGACAGTTCCGGCCAGTTCAGCGCCGCCTGTTTCGAGGATTCGCTGGTCGAGAACTTCCGCAAATGGGCCGAGGACGGCACCTGCGTGCTGCTCACGGTCGAACTCGATTCGCCGTCGCCGGACGAGCCACCGCGCATCACCGTGCGCGGGGCGCGCCCGCTCGATGCGGTGGCGGGTAGCCAACGGATGCTGCTGACGCTCGATGTCGAGAGCCAGTTGGCACTGGGCGAGCTGCAACTGGCGCTTCGGCCGGGTGAGGAAGGGCATGGCGAGGTGCAGGTGCGATTGCAACTGGGAGAGGGCGAGCACTGCCTGATGCGGCTGGGCCACGACTTCCGGCTCGACGGCAAGCTGGCCGAGCAGTTGCAGGCGGTCGAGGGCATCAGCAACGTCAATCTGATTCCGAAGACCGGGCCGCAAGGGCGTCGCTTCAGCCGCGCGGCCTGA
- a CDS encoding ABC transporter ATP-binding protein, with the protein MSNPPMQPVVELRGVTRSFEQGGVRIDVLRGVDLAVQPGEIVALLGPSGSGKSTMLQAVGLLEGGFGGEIIIAGTPAEKSDSGARTTLRREHIGFVYQFHHLLPDFNALENVVLPQMIAGKDRAEAEVRAEELLTRLGLGERLDHRPSQLSGGEQQRVAVARGLANKPDLVLADEPTGNLDEQTSDRVLEAFLRLVRGEGSAALIATHNERLAAKMDRVVRLHDGLLR; encoded by the coding sequence ATGAGTAATCCGCCCATGCAACCAGTCGTGGAACTGCGCGGGGTGACCCGCAGCTTCGAGCAGGGCGGGGTCCGTATCGACGTCCTGCGCGGGGTAGACCTGGCGGTCCAGCCCGGTGAAATCGTGGCGCTGCTCGGCCCCTCCGGCTCCGGCAAGTCGACGATGCTCCAAGCTGTCGGCCTGCTCGAAGGCGGCTTTGGCGGCGAGATCATCATCGCCGGAACCCCGGCAGAAAAATCGGACTCCGGCGCGCGGACGACGCTGCGGCGCGAGCACATCGGGTTCGTCTACCAGTTCCACCACCTGCTGCCCGATTTCAACGCGCTGGAAAACGTCGTCCTGCCGCAGATGATTGCCGGCAAGGACCGCGCAGAGGCGGAGGTCCGGGCCGAGGAATTGCTCACGCGGTTGGGCCTCGGTGAACGGCTCGACCACCGGCCGAGCCAGCTTTCAGGCGGTGAGCAGCAGCGCGTTGCGGTTGCACGTGGGCTCGCCAACAAGCCGGATCTGGTGCTGGCCGATGAACCAACCGGGAACCTTGACGAACAGACCTCCGACCGGGTGCTGGAAGCCTTCCTGCGGCTTGTGCGGGGCGAGGGCAGCGCGGCCCTGATCGCTACCCATAACGAGCGGTTGGCGGCGAAGATGGATCGCGTCGTGCGGCTGCATGACGGCTTGCTGCGATAG
- a CDS encoding long-chain fatty acid--CoA ligase — MLGAMQDWTMRVTNVIDHAAREAGTREIVTRWADGSETRTNWAGIRGDALKMAQALQALGLKKGDKVASMAMNHSRHLVSWYGVAGMGGVLHTVNPRLFDDQLEYIVNHAEDKVMIYDAAFQPIVDRMKSRWTTVEHYICFDSGEHAPHFEDWIGAQDGDFEWVRGDERDPCMICYTSGTTGNPKGVQYEHRSTLLHAMAGLQTTAFNFAPSSVMLPVVPMFHAASWGLPYSGGMAGIKFVFSAVNDPAVLHELMMKEGVTDSAGVPTVWLAHFQYCDAQGIDLPPLKAATIGGSAAPRFMIERLMKNGTRVQHAWGMTETSPIGTVGGPTADWDSLSFEEKVTKTMKQGRPIFGVELRIVSLDDMLTELPRDGETSGALQIRGPWVVKRYFKAERDATNNEGWFDTGDVGMIHPDGTLQLTDRTKDVIKSGGEWISSVELENAAVGHPAVAEAACIGMPHPKWDERPVLFVVRKQGMDCCADDIIEHLTPLVAKWWLPDAVEFVDDIPHTATGKISKKDLRDRFADYTLG; from the coding sequence ATGCTCGGGGCCATGCAAGACTGGACCATGCGCGTCACCAATGTGATCGATCACGCGGCGCGCGAGGCGGGAACCCGCGAGATCGTTACCCGCTGGGCCGACGGGAGCGAGACCCGCACCAACTGGGCCGGTATTCGCGGTGACGCGCTGAAGATGGCGCAGGCGCTGCAGGCGCTGGGCCTCAAGAAAGGCGACAAGGTTGCCAGCATGGCGATGAACCATTCGCGCCACCTGGTCAGCTGGTACGGCGTCGCCGGGATGGGCGGGGTGCTGCACACCGTCAACCCGCGCCTGTTCGACGACCAGCTCGAGTACATCGTCAATCACGCCGAGGACAAGGTGATGATCTACGACGCGGCGTTCCAGCCCATTGTCGACCGGATGAAGAGCCGCTGGACCACGGTGGAGCATTACATCTGCTTCGATTCCGGGGAACATGCGCCGCATTTCGAGGACTGGATCGGAGCGCAGGATGGCGACTTCGAATGGGTCAGGGGCGACGAGCGCGACCCGTGCATGATCTGCTATACCAGCGGCACCACCGGCAATCCCAAGGGCGTGCAGTACGAACACCGCTCGACACTGCTTCATGCCATGGCGGGCTTGCAGACCACCGCTTTCAACTTCGCCCCGTCCAGCGTCATGCTGCCGGTGGTGCCGATGTTCCACGCCGCGAGCTGGGGCCTGCCCTATTCGGGCGGCATGGCGGGCATCAAGTTCGTCTTCAGCGCGGTCAACGACCCTGCGGTGCTGCATGAGCTGATGATGAAGGAAGGCGTGACCGACAGCGCCGGGGTGCCGACCGTGTGGCTGGCGCATTTCCAGTATTGCGACGCACAGGGCATCGATCTGCCACCGCTCAAGGCCGCGACCATCGGCGGATCGGCCGCGCCCCGCTTCATGATCGAGCGTCTGATGAAGAACGGCACCCGCGTCCAGCACGCCTGGGGCATGACCGAGACTTCGCCCATCGGCACCGTCGGCGGACCGACCGCCGATTGGGACAGCCTCAGCTTCGAAGAGAAAGTCACCAAGACGATGAAGCAGGGCCGCCCGATCTTCGGGGTCGAGCTGCGCATCGTCAGCCTCGACGACATGCTGACCGAGCTGCCGCGCGATGGGGAGACTTCGGGCGCCTTGCAGATCCGCGGGCCGTGGGTGGTGAAACGCTATTTCAAGGCCGAGCGGGACGCGACCAACAACGAAGGCTGGTTCGACACCGGCGATGTCGGCATGATCCACCCGGACGGGACGCTGCAACTGACCGACCGGACCAAGGACGTCATCAAGTCTGGCGGCGAATGGATCAGTTCGGTCGAGCTGGAGAATGCAGCGGTGGGCCATCCGGCCGTGGCCGAGGCCGCCTGCATCGGCATGCCGCATCCCAAATGGGACGAGCGTCCGGTCCTGTTCGTGGTGAGGAAGCAGGGCATGGACTGCTGCGCCGACGACATCATCGAACACCTGACCCCGCTTGTCGCCAAGTGGTGGCTGCCCGATGCAGTCGAGTTCGTCGACGACATCCCGCACACCGCCACCGGCAAGATCAGCAAGAAGGATCTGCGCGACCGCTTTGCGGACTACACGCTTGGCTGA
- the purF gene encoding amidophosphoribosyltransferase, giving the protein MITTHPFSDEHGDKLREECGIFGVIGSPEAAATTALGLHALQHRGQEACGLVSWDGSEFFVRRGLGHVAQVFSEQSLLAELPGHMASGHVRYSTTGGAGLRNVQPLFADLARGGFSVAHNGNISNAMHLRQELVEKGAIFQSSSDTEVIIHLVATSRYPTLLDRFVDALRLLEGAYSLICMTPKRMIACRDPLGIRPLVMGRIGPEGRGAVVFASETVALDVVGATFEREVEPGEIVEVRQDGRISSFHPFGQNDARPCIFEHVYFSRPDSIFAGRSIYEARKAIGQQLAIESPCEADLVVPVPDSGVPAAIGYAQESGIPFELGIIRSHYVGRTFIQPSDGARHSGVKRKHNANRAMVEGKRIVLIDDSIVRGTTSLQIVEMMRDAGAKEVHFRVASPPTAHSCFYGVDTPERSKLLAARMDLEPMREFIKADSLAFVSIDGLYRAVGEKPRNAACPKFCDACFTGDYPTSLTDLAQKRDGAAQLSFPVNKVA; this is encoded by the coding sequence ATGATCACGACCCATCCTTTTTCTGACGAGCACGGCGACAAGCTGCGCGAAGAGTGCGGCATTTTCGGCGTGATCGGTTCGCCCGAGGCGGCCGCTACGACCGCGCTCGGCCTGCATGCACTGCAGCACCGCGGGCAGGAAGCCTGCGGCCTTGTCAGCTGGGACGGCAGCGAATTCTTCGTCCGGCGCGGCCTTGGCCATGTGGCGCAGGTGTTCTCGGAACAGTCCCTGCTGGCAGAACTGCCCGGGCACATGGCATCGGGCCATGTCCGCTATTCGACCACCGGCGGTGCCGGCTTGCGCAACGTCCAGCCGCTGTTCGCCGACCTGGCGCGGGGCGGGTTCTCTGTCGCGCACAACGGCAATATTTCCAACGCGATGCACCTGCGGCAGGAATTGGTCGAGAAAGGCGCGATCTTCCAGTCATCGTCCGATACGGAAGTGATCATCCATCTCGTGGCAACGAGCCGCTATCCGACCCTGCTGGACCGCTTCGTCGATGCCCTGCGCTTGCTCGAAGGCGCCTATTCGCTGATCTGCATGACGCCCAAGCGAATGATTGCCTGTCGCGATCCGCTGGGCATCCGGCCGCTGGTGATGGGCCGGATCGGCCCGGAAGGCAGGGGGGCCGTGGTCTTCGCCAGCGAAACCGTGGCGCTGGATGTGGTCGGTGCAACTTTCGAACGCGAAGTCGAGCCGGGCGAGATCGTCGAAGTCCGGCAAGACGGACGTATCTCCAGCTTCCACCCGTTCGGCCAGAACGACGCCCGCCCGTGCATCTTCGAGCATGTCTATTTCAGCCGCCCAGATTCGATCTTTGCCGGGCGGAGCATCTACGAAGCCCGCAAGGCCATCGGCCAGCAGCTCGCCATCGAAAGCCCGTGCGAGGCCGACCTTGTGGTGCCTGTTCCCGACAGCGGCGTGCCAGCCGCCATTGGTTACGCACAGGAATCGGGTATTCCGTTCGAGCTCGGCATCATCCGTTCGCACTATGTCGGGCGGACCTTCATCCAGCCGAGCGACGGTGCGCGCCATTCGGGCGTCAAACGCAAGCACAACGCCAACCGGGCCATGGTCGAAGGCAAGCGGATCGTGCTGATCGACGATTCGATCGTACGCGGCACCACTTCGCTTCAGATCGTCGAAATGATGCGCGATGCCGGGGCCAAGGAAGTGCACTTCCGCGTCGCCAGCCCGCCGACGGCGCACAGCTGTTTCTATGGTGTCGATACGCCGGAACGCAGCAAGCTGCTGGCCGCCCGGATGGATCTCGAGCCGATGCGCGAGTTCATCAAGGCCGACAGCCTGGCCTTCGTTTCCATCGACGGTCTCTATCGCGCCGTGGGTGAAAAGCCGCGCAATGCGGCGTGCCCCAAGTTCTGCGATGCCTGCTTCACCGGGGACTACCCCACTTCGCTGACCGACCTCGCCCAGAAGCGGGACGGCGCAGCGCAGCTCTCCTTCCCCGTCAACAAAGTCGCCTGA
- a CDS encoding glutathione peroxidase has product MTTIADFTVNTNRGEPLDLSDKKGKVLLVVNTASKCGFTPQYDGLEELYQKYKDRGFEVLGFPCNQFGGQEPGDADEIAQFCKINFGVTFPLMEKVDVNGPDASPVFDWMKGEAKGLMGSTSIKWNFTKFLIDREGNVVKRFAPQDSPASLEMHIEKLL; this is encoded by the coding sequence ATGACCACGATCGCCGACTTCACCGTCAACACCAACCGCGGCGAGCCGCTCGACCTGTCGGACAAGAAGGGCAAGGTGCTGCTGGTTGTCAACACCGCCAGCAAGTGTGGCTTCACCCCGCAATACGACGGGCTGGAAGAACTCTACCAGAAGTACAAGGACCGGGGTTTCGAGGTGCTGGGCTTCCCGTGCAACCAGTTCGGCGGCCAGGAACCGGGCGATGCCGACGAGATTGCGCAGTTCTGCAAGATCAATTTCGGCGTGACTTTTCCTCTTATGGAGAAGGTCGACGTCAACGGTCCCGATGCTTCGCCGGTGTTCGACTGGATGAAGGGCGAGGCCAAGGGGCTGATGGGCTCGACCAGCATCAAGTGGAACTTCACCAAGTTTCTGATCGACCGCGAAGGCAACGTGGTGAAGCGCTTTGCCCCGCAGGATTCGCCGGCTAGCCTCGAGATGCATATCGAAAAGTTGCTGTAA
- a CDS encoding DUF411 domain-containing protein, which produces MNISPRLASFFAPIALIACAQAVSASVLEVAKTPWCGCCTAWIERMQQAGFTTKVREVEDTGPVATAAGVPANLRSCHTTMVEGYVIEGHVPAEDIRRLLAERPDAVGLSVPGMPLGSPGMEAGNSKERFQTILIMRNGKHEVWATHGPVSPAR; this is translated from the coding sequence ATGAACATATCTCCTCGCCTCGCTAGCTTCTTCGCTCCGATTGCCCTGATTGCGTGCGCCCAGGCCGTTTCCGCCAGCGTGCTGGAAGTGGCCAAGACCCCCTGGTGTGGCTGCTGCACCGCCTGGATCGAACGGATGCAGCAGGCGGGCTTCACGACGAAGGTGCGCGAAGTCGAGGATACCGGCCCCGTCGCAACTGCGGCAGGCGTCCCGGCCAACCTGCGCTCGTGCCATACAACCATGGTCGAGGGTTATGTGATCGAGGGGCATGTACCGGCAGAGGATATCCGTCGCCTGCTGGCTGAACGGCCCGATGCCGTGGGACTCAGTGTTCCGGGCATGCCGCTCGGTTCGCCGGGAATGGAAGCAGGGAACAGCAAGGAGCGGTTCCAGACCATCCTCATCATGCGCAATGGCAAGCACGAGGTCTGGGCCACACACGGCCCGGTATCGCCGGCCCGATAG